Proteins from a genomic interval of Arthrobacter sp. CAN_C5:
- the sigK gene encoding ECF RNA polymerase sigma factor SigK, which produces MDQLILNASERRSAGVNFQADHKPLAELLHRAGEGDRDAFTTFYQLTSHRVYGLARRVTVDAEIAHDATQEIFLIVWQDAHKYNPTIGNPMAWLMTITHRRAVDKVRSEQARTDRDALWGVANHSPDYDVVAETVTTRIEAQSVTACLGSLSAAQREAISLAYYNGLTYREVAERLSIPLPTIKTRIRDGLKHLRTCLDEGPTE; this is translated from the coding sequence ATGGATCAGCTGATTTTGAACGCGTCCGAACGTAGATCCGCCGGAGTGAACTTTCAGGCAGATCACAAACCACTAGCCGAGCTTCTTCACCGTGCGGGCGAAGGAGACCGGGATGCTTTCACCACGTTCTACCAACTCACATCTCACCGGGTCTATGGTCTTGCGCGCCGGGTCACCGTCGACGCTGAGATAGCCCACGACGCCACCCAGGAAATCTTTCTCATCGTCTGGCAGGACGCCCACAAATACAACCCCACAATCGGTAATCCCATGGCCTGGCTGATGACCATCACCCACCGCCGAGCCGTTGATAAAGTCCGCTCAGAACAAGCCAGAACCGACCGGGACGCGCTCTGGGGTGTCGCGAACCACAGCCCGGACTACGACGTCGTAGCCGAAACCGTTACCACCAGAATAGAAGCCCAATCCGTCACCGCCTGCCTGGGAAGCCTCTCTGCCGCCCAACGAGAAGCAATCAGCCTCGCCTACTACAACGGCCTGACCTACCGTGAAGTCGCCGAACGTCTGTCCATCCCGCTACCGACCATCAAAACCAGAATCCGAGACGGACTCAAACACCTGAGAACCTGCCTAGACGAGGGCCCAACCGAGTGA